Proteins co-encoded in one Coriobacterium glomerans PW2 genomic window:
- a CDS encoding Mur ligase family protein — protein MTRTADSARPGTPTVTLELLANELRVRGIACRVTGGPALVRGMSIDSRATEMDNLFVCKGAAFKPAYLTAAIRRGASAFLCQTQAAAPACDLSAPAELAAAAPDTPGLIVSDLRASMALIAPIIYGHPDRALRIVGVTGTKGKTTVTFMLRSILRAAGMEPSMVGSIEVDDGVERHESHNTTPEAPDLWRHLRNTVDSGRSVMIMEVSSQALKYDRVLGITLDVGCFLNIGSDHISPIEHPNFEDYLASKLRIFDQSETAVVNLDTDHLVEVLKRAQTAGKLVTISSRRTDADLRADQISVASEHIGFDIVERARRHEIALGMSGLFNVDNALAAAALARELGVDYTAIATGLSRARVPGRMERFRSPDGRIVSLVDYAHNELSFRLLFESIESEYPDRYVIAVFGAPGDKAFDRRHELPRIAGKSADLLIYTEDDPGGERVEDICAQLADNTPTGTAFEIVVNREQAVERAFEAARSHEGPALVLLLAKGDEHRQRRSDGYARIASDLELARRHLES, from the coding sequence ATGACTCGCACAGCTGACTCAGCCCGCCCGGGCACGCCGACCGTCACGCTCGAGCTGCTCGCGAACGAGCTGAGGGTGCGGGGCATCGCCTGCCGCGTCACCGGAGGGCCCGCACTCGTGCGCGGCATGTCGATAGACTCGCGAGCGACCGAGATGGACAATCTCTTCGTCTGCAAGGGCGCCGCCTTCAAACCGGCATACCTCACGGCGGCCATCCGACGCGGAGCATCGGCGTTCCTGTGCCAGACGCAGGCGGCGGCACCAGCCTGCGATCTCAGCGCACCCGCGGAACTCGCTGCGGCGGCACCCGATACGCCCGGCCTCATAGTGTCCGACCTGCGCGCGTCCATGGCACTCATCGCTCCGATCATCTACGGGCACCCGGATCGCGCCCTTCGGATCGTCGGCGTCACGGGCACGAAGGGAAAGACCACCGTCACGTTCATGCTGCGCTCGATTCTCAGAGCTGCGGGCATGGAGCCCTCGATGGTTGGGTCCATCGAGGTCGATGACGGCGTCGAGCGGCACGAGAGCCATAACACCACCCCCGAGGCACCGGACCTATGGCGTCACCTGCGCAACACCGTCGACTCGGGACGCAGCGTGATGATCATGGAGGTGTCGAGCCAAGCGCTCAAGTACGATCGCGTCCTGGGAATCACGCTGGACGTCGGTTGCTTTTTGAATATCGGAAGCGACCACATCTCCCCGATCGAGCATCCGAACTTCGAGGACTACCTGGCAAGCAAGCTCAGGATCTTTGATCAGAGCGAAACAGCCGTGGTGAATCTGGATACCGATCATCTTGTCGAGGTGCTCAAGCGCGCCCAAACGGCGGGCAAACTCGTCACGATCAGCTCGCGGCGCACAGACGCGGATCTGCGTGCCGACCAGATCTCGGTCGCGTCAGAGCACATCGGCTTCGATATCGTCGAGCGCGCGCGGCGGCACGAGATCGCTCTGGGCATGTCAGGCCTGTTCAATGTCGACAACGCGCTCGCGGCGGCAGCCCTCGCCCGCGAGCTGGGCGTCGACTACACCGCGATCGCGACGGGGCTCTCGCGGGCGCGCGTTCCCGGGCGCATGGAGCGCTTCCGCTCCCCCGACGGTCGCATCGTGTCGCTCGTGGACTATGCACATAACGAGCTGTCGTTCCGCTTGCTGTTCGAGTCGATCGAATCCGAGTATCCCGATCGCTACGTCATCGCGGTATTCGGCGCGCCGGGCGACAAAGCATTTGATCGGCGTCACGAACTGCCTCGGATCGCTGGCAAATCGGCAGATCTGCTCATCTACACCGAAGACGATCCCGGCGGCGAGCGCGTCGAGGACATCTGCGCGCAGCTCGCCGACAACACGCCAACCGGTACCGCTTTCGAGATCGTTGTCAATCGCGAGCAGGCGGTCGAACGCGCTTTCGAAGCGGCGAGGTCGCACGAGGGACCTGCCTTGGTGCTTCTACTCGCCAAAGGGGATGAGCATCGGCAGCGGCGCTCCGATGGATACGCCAGAATCGCCAGCGATCTCGAGTTGGCGCGCCGCCATCTCGAGAGCTAG
- a CDS encoding response regulator transcription factor, with translation MKIVIADDDRQVCDALRVILEAQNDIEVVGTGLDGDDAIRLFGELGPDIVLMDIQMPGRDGLSAAESILYATPNARIVFLTTFSDEEYIVRALRAGARGYLIKQDVASIPPALRAVMQGQSVLEGEVLEHISLLQVPDRADSRRTESASRRASTDGAASARPAPFGALSDREFEVVLGIARGLDNREIAAAAYMGEGTVRNHISMILAKLHLKSRTQIAIAYWRAR, from the coding sequence ATGAAAATCGTCATAGCAGACGACGACCGTCAGGTGTGCGATGCGCTGCGGGTCATCCTCGAAGCGCAGAACGACATCGAGGTCGTGGGCACGGGCCTGGACGGCGACGACGCGATCCGGCTCTTCGGCGAGCTGGGGCCGGACATCGTGCTTATGGACATTCAGATGCCGGGCCGCGACGGGCTCTCCGCCGCCGAGTCGATCCTTTACGCGACGCCGAATGCGCGCATCGTGTTTCTGACCACCTTCTCCGATGAGGAGTACATCGTGCGCGCCCTGCGCGCCGGCGCGCGGGGCTACCTCATCAAGCAGGATGTCGCCTCCATCCCGCCGGCGCTGCGGGCGGTCATGCAGGGACAAAGCGTGCTCGAGGGCGAGGTGCTCGAGCACATCTCGCTTCTGCAAGTCCCCGATCGGGCGGATTCTCGCAGGACGGAGAGCGCCTCGCGACGCGCTTCGACCGACGGTGCCGCGTCTGCGCGTCCCGCTCCGTTCGGCGCGCTCAGCGACCGCGAGTTCGAGGTGGTGCTCGGTATCGCGCGGGGGCTCGATAACCGCGAGATAGCGGCCGCCGCCTACATGGGCGAGGGAACGGTGCGCAACCATATCAGCATGATCCTGGCAAAGCTGCACCTTAAAAGTCGCACGCAGATCGCCATCGCATACTGGCGGGCGCGCTGA
- a CDS encoding sensor histidine kinase, producing MERLLDKTIVLICCGGVLALTAIDAGAVATLCCAIIIAALVEVLREPARIAPGGASPLKKMAAALSDVLPVAWCALALFAPPAVSLTPLALYDLARSRSRVLCVIVAAPLAVALARESEAAGTRDAGSHPLSLVLTICLCAIALLCSLRTSQTIAQRRRNRRERDDLAARAFALEERNRDLIDRQSLEAQVATLSERARIAREIHDSAGHLLTRAVLQVEALRVAHEGEPRVQADFTDVEATLASTLETVRASVHALREDSIDLAGQMRRIAEDITHGTAVGVRADISVDRVPAAVASCLLAIAREAISNALRHSDADLIRVRCLEHPAFFQLIISNNGSGPSEAPAEGMGLASMRERVEALGGHLSAGAAAEALDDPGCTSGFRVFVTIPKPTTEEESRQ from the coding sequence ATGGAGCGACTTCTCGACAAGACGATCGTGCTCATATGCTGCGGCGGGGTCCTCGCGCTCACCGCGATCGATGCCGGGGCGGTCGCGACGCTGTGCTGCGCGATCATCATCGCGGCACTCGTCGAGGTGCTCCGCGAACCCGCGCGGATCGCGCCCGGCGGCGCCAGCCCGCTCAAGAAGATGGCCGCCGCCCTGTCCGACGTCTTGCCCGTCGCCTGGTGCGCGCTTGCCCTGTTCGCTCCGCCCGCCGTTTCCCTCACGCCACTTGCCCTCTATGATCTGGCGCGCAGCAGATCCCGGGTGCTCTGCGTGATCGTCGCGGCGCCGCTCGCGGTGGCCCTGGCGCGCGAGAGCGAAGCGGCCGGCACGCGCGACGCGGGATCGCACCCGCTGTCGCTCGTGCTCACGATATGCCTGTGCGCGATCGCGCTGCTGTGCTCGCTGCGCACCTCCCAGACCATCGCGCAGCGGCGGCGCAACCGTCGTGAGCGCGATGATCTCGCGGCCCGCGCATTCGCGCTCGAGGAGCGCAATCGGGATCTCATCGATCGACAGAGCTTGGAGGCGCAGGTCGCGACCTTGTCGGAACGCGCGCGGATCGCCCGGGAGATCCACGACAGCGCGGGCCATCTGCTCACCCGCGCCGTGTTGCAGGTCGAAGCGCTGCGCGTCGCGCATGAGGGCGAGCCGCGCGTGCAGGCGGACTTCACGGATGTCGAGGCGACACTCGCCTCGACCCTTGAGACCGTGCGGGCGAGCGTTCACGCGCTGCGCGAGGACTCCATTGATCTCGCGGGCCAGATGCGAAGAATCGCCGAAGACATCACGCATGGCACCGCGGTTGGCGTGCGAGCCGACATCTCCGTCGATCGGGTCCCCGCCGCGGTCGCGTCCTGTCTGCTCGCGATCGCGCGTGAGGCGATCTCGAATGCGCTGCGCCACAGCGACGCCGATCTGATCCGCGTGCGATGCCTCGAGCATCCCGCGTTCTTCCAGCTCATCATCTCCAACAACGGATCGGGGCCCTCCGAGGCACCTGCGGAGGGGATGGGGCTCGCCTCGATGCGCGAGCGCGTCGAGGCGCTCGGAGGCCATCTGAGCGCCGGCGCGGCGGCTGAAGCGCTCGACGACCCCGGCTGCACGTCGGGATTTCGCGTCTTTGTCACGATCCCCAAACCCACGACGGAGGAGGAAAGCCGTCAATGA
- a CDS encoding ABC transporter ATP-binding protein, producing the protein MEDVVLVEDLVKRYGDLIALDHFDLRIAPGEIFGLLGPNGSGKTTAINCMLSLLSFDAGKVCLFGEDMQPTRYDLKARIGVVPQEVAVFDELTVQENIDYFCSLYVAGSARRRALVGQAVEFVGLEEYRRFRPRKLSGGLLRRLNIACGIAHRPDLIFFDEPTVAVDPQSRGAILAGIEELRDEGATILYTSHYMEEVEQICGRIMIMDAGRALVQGTGDELKRMISTGERIVVEVGEAPESVLASLRALGHVLTAELASDTLIVSCETSPHNLVDVLGVLQAAGVAMGRIYSEPPTLNDVFLEITGRELRE; encoded by the coding sequence ATGGAAGATGTCGTTCTCGTCGAGGATCTCGTCAAGCGCTACGGTGATCTCATCGCGCTCGATCATTTCGATCTGCGCATCGCGCCCGGGGAGATCTTCGGTTTGCTGGGGCCGAACGGCTCGGGCAAGACGACGGCCATCAACTGCATGCTTTCGCTGCTGAGCTTCGACGCCGGAAAGGTGTGCCTGTTCGGTGAGGACATGCAACCGACACGCTACGATCTCAAGGCGCGCATCGGCGTCGTCCCGCAGGAGGTCGCCGTCTTCGACGAGCTCACGGTTCAGGAGAACATCGACTACTTCTGCTCGCTGTACGTCGCCGGGAGCGCGCGTCGCCGGGCGCTTGTGGGTCAGGCCGTAGAATTCGTGGGGCTCGAGGAGTACCGGAGGTTTCGTCCGAGGAAGCTCTCGGGCGGTCTGCTCCGCCGCCTGAACATCGCCTGCGGCATCGCGCACCGCCCAGACCTCATCTTCTTCGATGAGCCGACCGTCGCCGTCGATCCGCAGAGCAGAGGTGCCATCCTGGCGGGCATCGAAGAGCTGCGCGACGAGGGCGCGACGATCCTGTACACGAGCCACTACATGGAGGAGGTCGAGCAGATCTGCGGCCGCATCATGATCATGGACGCGGGCCGCGCCCTAGTGCAGGGCACCGGCGATGAGCTCAAGCGCATGATCTCGACCGGGGAGCGCATCGTCGTCGAGGTCGGCGAGGCTCCCGAGTCGGTGCTCGCATCCCTGCGAGCGCTCGGACACGTCCTCACCGCCGAGCTCGCGTCCGACACGCTCATCGTCTCCTGTGAGACGAGCCCGCACAATCTCGTCGATGTGCTCGGCGTCCTGCAGGCGGCCGGGGTGGCGATGGGCCGCATCTATTCTGAGCCGCCCACCTTGAACGATGTGTTCCTTGAGATTACCGGCCGCGAGCTCAGAGAGTAG
- a CDS encoding ABC transporter permease, translated as MLRTPRTLFWVLFFPLLLSTGFFFIFSSVRTEGAVKPVPVAIVRDGRWDGSAFAQVIDGMTKLSGAGLLGVREVGDAAAGARLLRAGEVDGVFEVDGTGEPTLTIGPSSGSSGSPSVSDLNTAILKMLASSYVQHAWLLRGIAAQDPAALADFAKTRHALESRASIRRVSLTHVAPDPAARYFYALLAMATMLAAQLASSAVGEAQPNISRLGARRGIGGISRARQLIGALLGAWTVSFLCGGVLVGYLRLVCGVDFGGRDALCLVAVGVGSLVASAVGGLLGSLPIPGGRGAREAVISAVTLLLSAFTGLYGDSTMAFADRVARAVPLAAWLNPVKLISDVFYSLYCYDALAPFTWRLIACLGWAVVLLVAATRFFRRQRYEHL; from the coding sequence ATGCTGCGAACGCCGCGAACGCTTTTCTGGGTGCTCTTCTTTCCTCTCCTTCTTTCGACAGGCTTCTTTTTCATATTCTCGAGCGTGCGAACCGAGGGCGCGGTCAAGCCCGTGCCGGTCGCCATCGTCCGGGATGGGAGGTGGGACGGCTCTGCGTTCGCGCAGGTAATCGACGGCATGACGAAACTGTCGGGGGCCGGTCTGCTCGGGGTGCGCGAGGTCGGTGACGCGGCAGCGGGTGCGAGGCTCCTGCGCGCCGGCGAGGTCGACGGCGTCTTCGAGGTGGACGGCACCGGTGAGCCGACGCTCACGATCGGCCCATCCTCGGGATCGTCGGGCTCCCCGAGCGTCTCTGATTTGAACACGGCTATCCTCAAGATGCTGGCGAGCTCATACGTGCAGCACGCGTGGCTTCTGCGCGGCATCGCGGCGCAGGATCCCGCCGCCCTCGCCGATTTTGCGAAGACGCGCCATGCGCTGGAGAGCCGCGCCTCCATCAGACGCGTCTCGCTCACCCATGTCGCTCCCGATCCAGCGGCGCGCTATTTTTATGCCCTGCTGGCGATGGCGACGATGCTGGCTGCTCAGCTGGCATCGAGCGCGGTGGGCGAGGCTCAGCCCAATATCTCGCGGCTCGGGGCACGCCGCGGCATCGGCGGCATCTCGCGGGCCCGACAGCTCATCGGGGCGCTCCTGGGTGCCTGGACGGTCTCGTTTCTATGCGGCGGGGTGCTCGTCGGCTATCTTCGGCTGGTATGTGGTGTCGATTTCGGCGGTCGGGATGCGCTTTGTCTGGTGGCGGTCGGGGTGGGATCGCTCGTGGCGAGCGCCGTCGGAGGGCTGCTCGGCTCTCTGCCCATACCCGGGGGCCGCGGCGCGCGCGAGGCCGTCATCTCCGCTGTCACGCTGCTGCTCTCGGCCTTCACCGGACTCTACGGAGATTCGACGATGGCGTTCGCCGATCGAGTCGCCCGAGCGGTGCCGCTCGCCGCCTGGCTCAACCCGGTGAAGCTCATCTCGGATGTGTTCTACTCCCTGTACTGCTATGACGCGCTCGCACCGTTCACCTGGCGTCTGATCGCATGCTTGGGCTGGGCTGTCGTGCTGCTCGTGGCGGCAACTCGATTTTTCAGGAGGCAGCGCTATGAACATCTTTAG
- a CDS encoding ABC transporter permease, giving the protein MNIFRCALRIVMRHKIYLMVYAGFLAILVMVQYSSSDASKTAGPTNLEARVAVVDRDGSALSRGLIRHIGRMCTRVSVADDPFELQDAIATQLIDCVIIVPKGFEKAFTGAVRQGDDLPEVEADYGSFPQVGSLVSQGVSRWLSLAAASLSLRPGASVSEISDLASDAARAHADVHEVRAVSHDGDDAPVNQLSSISFAVSAAVIVCGGLALVTLGRRGVRQRMCAAPVGPARLSAFSLLACALVTVMICAYFSFVILGPFGPGVGADTAGPAQIALALSALFAFSLTPLAIAFLLAQLGVSELGLNAAGNTVSFLMPLLGGIWMPVSFMGGVTRAVAHLMPTFWMNEAITTAIGAPSLSADVLSRVGVDIGLTVLIACAIAAVGLAVGHVRQRERSA; this is encoded by the coding sequence ATGAACATCTTTAGATGCGCGCTGCGCATCGTGATGCGCCATAAGATCTACCTGATGGTGTACGCCGGCTTTCTGGCAATCCTGGTCATGGTTCAATACTCTTCGTCGGATGCATCCAAGACGGCGGGTCCCACCAACCTCGAGGCGCGGGTGGCTGTGGTCGATCGCGACGGCTCGGCCCTCTCACGCGGTCTTATCCGTCACATCGGCCGGATGTGCACGCGCGTTTCCGTTGCCGATGATCCGTTCGAGCTTCAGGACGCGATCGCCACGCAGCTCATCGACTGCGTCATCATCGTGCCGAAAGGTTTCGAGAAGGCGTTCACCGGTGCCGTGCGTCAGGGAGATGATCTGCCCGAGGTCGAGGCCGATTATGGAAGTTTCCCCCAAGTCGGCTCTCTGGTCTCCCAAGGCGTCTCCCGTTGGCTCTCGCTCGCTGCGGCCTCGTTGTCGCTGCGCCCGGGTGCGAGCGTTTCGGAGATTTCCGATCTGGCGTCCGATGCTGCGCGGGCCCATGCCGACGTGCATGAGGTGCGCGCCGTCTCACATGACGGCGATGACGCCCCGGTCAATCAGCTCTCATCGATCTCGTTTGCCGTATCCGCCGCGGTCATCGTGTGCGGGGGGCTGGCGTTGGTCACGCTCGGCCGCAGGGGTGTGCGGCAGCGCATGTGCGCAGCCCCCGTGGGTCCGGCGCGCCTGAGCGCGTTCTCCTTGTTGGCGTGCGCTCTCGTCACCGTGATGATCTGCGCGTATTTCAGCTTCGTCATCTTGGGACCGTTCGGTCCGGGTGTTGGTGCCGACACCGCCGGTCCGGCTCAGATCGCTCTGGCGCTCAGCGCCCTGTTCGCCTTCTCGCTGACGCCGCTGGCGATCGCGTTTCTGCTCGCGCAGCTCGGCGTTTCGGAGCTCGGCCTCAATGCGGCCGGCAACACCGTCTCGTTTCTGATGCCGCTGCTGGGCGGCATATGGATGCCGGTCTCCTTCATGGGCGGAGTCACGCGGGCGGTGGCGCACCTCATGCCGACGTTTTGGATGAATGAGGCGATCACGACCGCGATCGGCGCACCCTCGCTCTCAGCCGACGTGCTCTCTCGCGTCGGCGTCGACATCGGTCTCACAGTGCTCATCGCTTGCGCCATCGCGGCGGTTGGGCTGGCGGTGGGACATGTCCGGCAACGTGAGCGCTCCGCGTGA
- a CDS encoding GNAT family N-acetyltransferase, which translates to MKLCPWTDRYSDEVTSWRYPPPYDLYNLPSLSEMVSASLGFADPGQRQNFTGVECDGALVGFFNLQDCGDTVFLGIGVRPDACSKGYGTVIMRAAIEESRRRFATKPIELDVREWNERAIRCYEKAGFTAVGSVSQETYAGEGVFVRMRYEFG; encoded by the coding sequence ATGAAGCTCTGCCCTTGGACCGATCGCTATTCCGATGAGGTCACCAGCTGGAGATATCCGCCCCCGTATGACCTCTACAATCTTCCCAGCCTATCTGAGATGGTGAGCGCCTCGCTCGGGTTCGCAGACCCCGGTCAGCGCCAGAATTTCACAGGTGTCGAGTGCGACGGGGCGCTTGTCGGGTTTTTCAACCTCCAAGACTGCGGCGACACCGTGTTTCTCGGCATTGGGGTGCGCCCCGATGCGTGCTCGAAGGGGTACGGCACCGTCATCATGCGCGCAGCGATCGAGGAGAGCCGCCGACGGTTCGCGACAAAGCCCATCGAGCTGGATGTCCGCGAGTGGAACGAGCGCGCCATTCGCTGCTATGAGAAGGCGGGGTTCACCGCCGTGGGCAGTGTCTCGCAGGAAACCTATGCGGGCGAGGGCGTCTTCGTCCGCATGAGATACGAGTTCGGCTGA
- a CDS encoding DUF362 domain-containing protein, which translates to MGNEIETGSASAGGHASAEPAPVFFTDLRTHGRESQLDKLKRLMRHAGIDKIDFENKYVAIKIHFGEPGNLSFLRPNYAKAVADVVKELGGRPFLTDCNTLYVGGRKNALDHIDSAYENGFTPFSTGCHVIIADGLKGTDEVEVPVEGGEYVRSAKIGRALRDADIVISLTHFKGHEQAGFGGCMKNLGMGGGSRAGKMEQHAAGKPSVSSAGCIGCRACARVCAFDAISFTETRERALAGGATRQIQVAGIDQTRCVGCGRCIGACNQDAIVPDYDQAAAVLNCKIAEYTKAVVQDRPSFHISLALDISPNCDCHSENDTPIVGDIGMFASFDPVAIDQACIDAVLAQPALPDTVLTEMRDILEATGADLDEERSHDHFFMTHPDTDWRSCIEHAERIGLGTSRYELIEVK; encoded by the coding sequence ATGGGCAACGAGATCGAGACGGGCTCCGCATCCGCAGGCGGACACGCGAGCGCCGAGCCGGCACCTGTCTTCTTCACCGATCTGCGCACGCACGGCCGCGAGAGTCAGCTTGACAAGCTCAAGCGGCTCATGAGGCACGCGGGTATCGACAAGATCGACTTCGAGAACAAATACGTCGCCATCAAGATTCACTTCGGCGAGCCGGGCAACCTCTCGTTTCTGCGCCCCAACTACGCCAAGGCCGTCGCCGATGTCGTCAAGGAGCTCGGCGGCAGGCCGTTTCTCACGGACTGCAACACGCTCTATGTCGGCGGGCGCAAAAACGCACTCGATCATATCGACTCGGCGTACGAGAACGGCTTCACGCCGTTCTCGACGGGCTGCCATGTCATCATCGCCGACGGGCTCAAGGGCACCGACGAGGTGGAGGTGCCGGTCGAGGGCGGCGAGTACGTGCGCAGCGCCAAGATCGGACGAGCGCTCAGGGACGCCGACATCGTGATCTCGCTCACCCATTTCAAAGGGCACGAGCAGGCGGGATTCGGCGGCTGCATGAAGAACCTCGGCATGGGCGGCGGTTCGCGCGCCGGCAAGATGGAGCAGCACGCCGCCGGCAAACCGAGCGTGTCGTCGGCCGGCTGCATCGGCTGCCGGGCCTGCGCGCGCGTCTGCGCCTTCGACGCCATCTCGTTCACCGAGACCCGGGAGCGCGCGCTGGCGGGCGGCGCCACCCGGCAGATCCAGGTCGCCGGCATCGACCAGACCCGCTGCGTCGGTTGCGGGCGGTGCATCGGCGCGTGCAACCAAGACGCGATCGTGCCGGACTACGATCAGGCCGCTGCGGTCCTCAACTGCAAGATCGCCGAGTACACGAAGGCTGTCGTGCAGGATCGTCCGAGTTTTCACATCTCCCTGGCCCTCGATATCTCTCCCAACTGCGACTGCCATTCGGAGAACGACACGCCCATCGTCGGCGACATCGGCATGTTCGCGAGCTTCGATCCCGTCGCGATCGATCAGGCGTGCATCGATGCCGTGCTCGCGCAGCCGGCGCTTCCCGACACGGTGCTCACCGAGATGCGCGACATACTTGAGGCGACGGGCGCGGACCTTGACGAGGAGCGCTCGCACGACCACTTCTTCATGACCCATCCGGACACGGACTGGCGCAGCTGCATCGAGCACGCCGAGAGGATCGGGCTGGGCACGAGCCGCTATGAGCTCATCGAGGTGAAATAG
- the trhA gene encoding PAQR family membrane homeostasis protein TrhA has product MGGIIHQMNGPSGTSEAQQGGSVADGTACGDGSAVCAPQCERPRSSAPDDVGKPRNPHDLFGYTIGEEIANAITHGIGAALSIAGLVLLIVKAAADGAHAQAVVSAAVFGSTLIAEYLASTLYHAITAPAAKRVLRVIDHSCIYLLIAGSYTPFLLVTLASDGGIVMFAVIWLAALAGIVFEVAMRERQPRWLTTGIYLVMGWIIVFRLPQLLALLDSAAVALLVAGGISYTIGTAFYLMKRIPYMHSVFHLWVLAGSIFQFMAVVLFVI; this is encoded by the coding sequence TTGGGAGGCATCATCCATCAAATGAACGGTCCGAGCGGAACCTCCGAGGCTCAGCAGGGCGGCTCCGTGGCTGACGGCACTGCTTGCGGCGACGGATCAGCGGTCTGTGCGCCGCAGTGCGAGCGTCCTCGGTCATCGGCACCCGATGACGTGGGAAAGCCGAGAAATCCCCACGATCTGTTCGGCTACACGATCGGCGAGGAAATCGCGAACGCGATCACACATGGCATCGGGGCCGCTCTTTCCATCGCGGGCCTGGTTCTTCTCATCGTGAAGGCCGCCGCAGATGGCGCGCACGCGCAAGCCGTGGTCTCTGCAGCCGTGTTCGGCTCGACGCTCATTGCGGAGTATCTCGCCTCGACGCTCTATCACGCCATCACGGCACCCGCAGCCAAGCGCGTCCTGCGCGTCATCGATCACAGCTGCATCTACCTGCTCATAGCGGGATCCTACACGCCGTTTCTACTCGTCACGCTCGCCTCCGACGGGGGAATCGTCATGTTCGCGGTAATCTGGCTGGCTGCTCTTGCGGGTATCGTGTTCGAGGTCGCCATGCGTGAGCGGCAGCCCCGCTGGCTCACGACCGGGATCTACCTTGTCATGGGTTGGATCATCGTGTTTCGCCTGCCGCAGCTGCTCGCGCTGCTCGATTCCGCCGCCGTGGCGCTTCTCGTCGCCGGCGGTATCTCCTACACGATCGGGACGGCGTTTTATTTGATGAAGCGCATTCCCTACATGCACAGCGTATTTCACCTGTGGGTGCTCGCCGGAAGCATCTTCCAGTTCATGGCCGTGGTCCTGTTCGTGATCTGA
- a CDS encoding hemolysin family protein: protein MEIFISILATLLLTVANGFFAMSEMSLVSARRAALERDVDAGDPRAKRALELSSDATSFLSTIQVAITLVGFFSATVASTNLSKPLTAWLQSFDNSSITFIAPAAAPIIITIIVSYLSIVVGELVPKRMALADAERVAKRVAGPVTVFQKIARPFVWLTGISANAVCSVLGVKSPDDRQKVSEDEIKYMVSEQATLLDEEKRMIHEIFDLGDSVAREVMVPRVDITMAEDTDTINDVMEAMRRTGYSRIPVYRDDPDRIVGIAHIKDLIRYALNGQGDAPVGEHLRDADFVPDTKDILPLLSEMQTAHDQIVVVVDEYGGTAGIITIEDIVEEIVGEIEDEFDPDNKYLTRLSSTEWLVDGRFPCDDAADLGWPIEESDEYETVAGWILEMCGSVPDIGEVFEVDGYKFKIQSMRGQRISLIRVVRAARKPGVEQDEAASAEAAAEATAAQGSGSDG from the coding sequence ATGGAAATCTTCATCAGTATTCTCGCAACGCTGCTGCTCACTGTTGCGAACGGCTTCTTCGCCATGTCCGAGATGTCGCTGGTGAGCGCTAGACGCGCCGCTCTGGAGCGAGATGTCGACGCCGGTGATCCGCGTGCGAAGCGCGCGCTTGAGCTGTCATCGGATGCCACGAGCTTTCTGTCGACGATTCAGGTGGCGATAACACTCGTCGGCTTCTTCTCGGCGACGGTCGCTTCGACGAATCTCTCCAAGCCGCTCACCGCCTGGCTGCAATCGTTTGACAACAGCTCGATCACGTTCATCGCGCCGGCGGCTGCACCGATCATCATCACGATCATCGTGTCATATCTCTCTATTGTCGTCGGCGAGCTCGTGCCGAAGCGCATGGCTCTGGCCGATGCTGAGCGCGTCGCCAAGCGCGTCGCGGGACCGGTCACCGTCTTTCAGAAGATCGCGCGACCGTTCGTCTGGCTGACCGGTATCTCGGCGAACGCGGTGTGCTCCGTGCTGGGCGTCAAAAGTCCCGACGACCGGCAGAAGGTCTCCGAGGACGAGATCAAGTACATGGTATCCGAGCAGGCGACCTTGCTCGACGAAGAGAAGCGCATGATTCACGAGATCTTCGATCTCGGAGACTCGGTTGCTCGAGAAGTCATGGTTCCGCGCGTGGATATCACCATGGCTGAGGACACGGACACCATCAACGATGTCATGGAGGCCATGCGCAGAACCGGCTACAGCCGCATACCGGTCTATCGTGACGACCCGGACCGAATCGTCGGAATCGCCCATATCAAGGACCTTATCAGATATGCTCTCAACGGGCAGGGCGATGCGCCGGTCGGCGAACATCTGCGTGACGCGGATTTCGTGCCCGACACAAAGGACATCTTGCCGCTGCTCTCGGAGATGCAGACAGCTCATGATCAGATCGTCGTGGTCGTCGACGAATACGGTGGCACGGCCGGCATCATCACGATAGAGGATATCGTCGAGGAGATCGTCGGCGAAATCGAAGACGAGTTCGATCCCGACAACAAGTACCTCACGCGGCTCTCGTCGACCGAATGGCTCGTGGATGGTCGGTTCCCATGTGATGACGCCGCAGATCTGGGCTGGCCCATCGAAGAGAGCGACGAGTATGAGACCGTTGCCGGCTGGATTCTGGAGATGTGCGGCTCGGTACCCGATATCGGTGAGGTTTTCGAGGTGGACGGGTACAAGTTCAAGATTCAATCGATGCGCGGACAGCGCATCTCGCTCATTCGCGTGGTTCGGGCTGCGAGGAAGCCCGGGGTCGAACAGGACGAGGCGGCCAGCGCCGAAGCGGCTGCCGAGGCGACCGCGGCCCAGGGGAGCGGCTCAGACGGTTGA